In Solanum pennellii chromosome 3, SPENNV200, a single window of DNA contains:
- the LOC107012223 gene encoding aspartyl protease family protein 1-like isoform X2, with the protein MIFVVPVTSWYSDPVKGILELPWLPKKGSIQYYSAWTQRDRDISRHRLTSTIDTTPNSRRLTSAINPTPLPLTFAGRGNKTVLLSSLGFLHYANVTVGTPGLSFLVALDTGSDLFWLPCNCNNCAHTLLTGSGRPIDLNIYSPNTSSTSKIVPCSGTLCAQGRQCSVAQSACAYRVAYLSHNTSSSGVLVEDILHLQTDSTQQKAVEAPITFGCGMKQTGAFSNGAAPNGLFGLSMGNLSVPSVLANKGLAANSFSLCFGADGIGRIDFGDKGSLDQGETPFNLEQTHQTYNISLTGITVGNKNVDVDFTAIFDSGTSFTYLNDPAYKVITENYNSQAQELRIQPMVQVPFEYCYGLRANQTYFQILDVNLMMKGGNQFYLFDPIITLSLPDGSTAYCLAVVKSGDVNIIGQNFMTGYQVVFDREKMVLGWKPSNCYDSKESKSKTTLPVNKQRPTKGSDPTSGLPEDTRENGNGIIRSTPDFTASTSAGNYVTKSLTFFCQLVVVLFFLYSHYLII; encoded by the exons ATGATTTTTGTTGTACCAGTAACTTCATG GTATTCTGATCCAGTAAAAGGTATTTTAGAGCTTCCCTGGCTGCCTAAAAAAGGTAGTATTCAGTATTATTCAGCTTGGACACAACGTGATCGCGATATCAGCAGGCACCGGCTTACCAGCACCATTGATACTACTCCCAACAGTCGCCGTCTTACCAGCGCCATTAATCCTACTCCGCTACCTCTCACGTTCGCCGGACGAGGAAACAAAACAGTCCTACTCAGTTCTTTGGGATT TTTGCATTATGCAAATGTGACAGTGGGCACACCTGGGCTATCATTTCTGGTGGCACTCGACACTGGCAGTGACTTGTTTTGGCTACCATGCAACTGCAACAACTGCGCTCACACACTCCTGACAGGTTCTGGAAGA CCAATAGACCTTAACATTTACAGCCCGAATACATCATCAACAAGCAAAATTGTTCCCTGCAGTGGCACTCTATGTGCGCAAGGAAGACAATGTTCAGTGGCACAAAGTGCATGTGCTTATAGAGTTGCATATCTCTCCCATAATACCTCATCTTCTGGGGTACTGGTCGAAGACATCTTGCACTTACAAACAGATAGTACTCAACAAAAGGCTGTTGAGGCACCAATCACATTCGG GTGTGGAATGAAACAAACTGGTGCTTTTTCGAATGGTGCTGCACCCAATGGTCTATTTGGACTCAGTATGGGCAATTTATCTGTTCCTAGCGTCTTAGCCAACAAAGGTCTTGCTGCGAATTCTTTTTCTCTGTGTTTTGGAGCTGACGGTATTGGAAGAATAGATTTTGGAGACAAAGGAAGTCTGGACCAAGGAGAGACACCATTTAATCTTGAACAGACACA CCAAACTTATAACATTAGCTTGACGGGAATTACTGTGGGAAACaagaatgttgatgttgatttcACAGCCATATTTGACTCTGGCACCTCATTCACATACTTAAATGATCCTGCTTACAAAGTCATTACAGAGAAT TATAATTCTCAGGCACAAGAGCTACGTATTCAGCCTATGGTCCAAGTTCCATTTGAGTACTGCTATGGGCTAAG GGCAAATCAAACTTACTTTCAAATTCTTGATGTAAATTTGATGATGAAAGGTGGCAACCAGTTTTATCTTTTTGATCCAATTATAACATTGTCCCTTCCG GACGGTTCCACAGCATATTGTTTAGCTGTTGTCAAAAGTGGGGATGTCAATATCATTGGAC AAAACTTTATGACCGGCTATCAGGTAGTTTTTGACCGAGAAAAGATGGTTTTGGGATGGAAGCCATCCAATT GTTATGATTCTAAAGAATCCAAAAGTAAAACTACTCTCCCTGTTAACAAGCAAAGGCCTACTAAAGGGTCTGATCCTACCAGTGGGCTGCCAGAAGACACCAGAGAAAATGGAAATGGTATCATTAGGTCGACACCAGATTTTACAGCATCAACATCTGCGGGCAACTATGTAACAAAGAGCTTGACATTCTTTTGCCAACTTGTAGTGGTTCTGTTTTTCCTTTATAGccattatttgattatttaa
- the LOC107015424 gene encoding ran-binding protein M homolog — MDSSLTLSLSHTNSDTHDLIGTYFLEQWRLKSKAAVRKSESVMGVSENQYLMEIDSEECEEELPTELDTLHSSGGFSIVGSDKLSVRYPNAHLHGHDVGVVQANRPAPCKRLVYYFEIFVENAGTKGQIAIGFTTPGFKLRRQPGWESNSYGYHGDDGLLYRGQGKGEAFGPAYSTGDTVGGGINYASQELFFTKNGTVVGTVFKDVKGPLFPTVAVHSQHEVVTVNFGKRPFVFDLKAYEAQERAKQHSTIEKLSIPQNASYGIVRAYLQHYGYEDTLKTFDVESRSTLPPISFVQENGFAEDVSVYSLNQRKVLRQLIRSGQIGDAFGKLRELYPQILQDGTSAICFLLHCQNFIELVRVGKLEEAVLYGRTEFEKFYKLGDYDDLVKDCAALLAYEQPQKSSVGYLLGDSQRDIVADAVNAMVLSTNPSVKDSRECLHSRLDRLLRQLSACFLAKRTFNGDQGEGFHLHRILNSGMKG, encoded by the exons ATGGATTCATCCTTAACTCTATCGCTTTCTCATACCAATTCCGACACCCATGACCTAATTGGTACCTATTTCTTAGAACAATGGAGACTGAAATCGAAAGCCGCTGTTAGAAAATCAGAATCAGTAATGGGTGTTTCAGAAAATCAATATTTGATGGAAATTGATTCAGAAGAGTGTGAAGAAGAGTTGCCAACGGAGTTGGATACTTTGCATAGTTCTGGTGGGTTTTCGATTGTTGGATCAGATAAACTTTCTGTGCGTTACCCAAATGCGCATCTTCATGgacatgatgttggagttgttCAAGCTAATCGTCCTGCACCTTGTAAAAGGCTTGTTTATTATTTTGAGATATTTGTGGAAAATGCTGGTACTAAAGGTCAAATTGCTATTGGGTTTACTACTCCTGGGTTCAAATTGCGTCGACAACCTGG CTGGGAATCAAACAGTTATGGATATCATGGTGATGATGGACTGCTTTATCGTGGACAAGGAAAGGGAGAGGCGTTTGGCCCAGCTTATTCAACAGGTGATACTGTTGGTGGCGGCATCAATTATGCTTCTCAAGAACTCTTTTTCAC GAAAAATGGAACTGTTGTAGGAACAGTTTTCAAGGATGTAAAAGGGCCATTATTTCCTACCGTTGCAGTTCACAGCCAACATGaagt GGTCACTGTCAACTTTGGGAAGCGTCCATTTGTTTTTGATCTTAAG GCATATGAAGCGCAGGAAAGGGCAAAGCAGCATTCAACTATTGAAAAATTGTCTATACCTCAGAATGCCAGTTATGG AATTGTTCGCGCATATTTACAACATTATGGATATGAAGATACACTGAAAACGTTTGATGTTGAAAGTAGAAGTACTCTTCCACCCATCTCTTTTGTTCAAGAAAATGGCTTTGCAGAGGACGTCAGTGTGTATTCATTAAATCAGAGAAAGGTTCTTCGTCAG CTAATTCGGAGCGGTCAAATTGGTGATGCCTTTGGTAAACTTAGAGAGTTATATCCACAGATACTCCAG GATGGCACATCAGCGATATGCTTTCTGCTTCACTGTCAAAATTTTATTGAGCTAGTACGG GTTGGAAAGCTTGAAGAAGCTGTGTTATATGGCAGGACTGAGTTTGAAAAATTCTATAAGTTGGGAGACTATGATGATTTGGTCAAG GATTGTGCTGCTCTACTGGCATATGAACAACCCCAGAAATCCTCTGTTGGGTATCTTCTAGGAGATTCACAGCGAGATATTGTGGCTGATGCTGTCAATGCAATGGTATTGTCAACGAATCCGAGTGTGAAAGATTCAAGAGAGTGCTTACATTCACGTCTTGACAGGCTACTCAGGCAGTTAAGTGCTTGCTTCTTGGCGAAGAGAACGTTTAATGGGGATCAGGGTGAAGGTTTCCATCTACATAGAATACTTAACAGTGGTATGAAAGGCTGA
- the LOC107012224 gene encoding protein preY, mitochondrial, translating to MVKFGRILLKDGINNKLLEILVCPLSKQPLRLCEKTNSLISDAIGVSYPIVDGIPRLVPTDGKIIETDDASHSDGPVDLPGK from the exons ATGGTGAAATTTGGAAGAATACTTCTGAAAGATGGGATTAACAACAAGCTCCTCGAAATTCTTGTCTGTCCACTTTCTAAGCAACCTTTAAG GCTTTGCGAGAAGACGAATTCTCTAATCAGTGATGCAATTGGTGTTTCATATCCG ATAGTGGATGGGATTCCTCGTCTTGTACCAACAGATGGCAAGATTATCGAGACTGATGATGCATCACATTCTGATGGCCCTGTTGATTTGCCTGGTAAATGA
- the LOC107012223 gene encoding aspartyl protease family protein 1-like isoform X1 codes for MDDFCCTSNFMVFVLFLALQLHNSSEAFGTLRFDIHHRYSDPVKGILELPWLPKKGSIQYYSAWTQRDRDISRHRLTSTIDTTPNSRRLTSAINPTPLPLTFAGRGNKTVLLSSLGFLHYANVTVGTPGLSFLVALDTGSDLFWLPCNCNNCAHTLLTGSGRPIDLNIYSPNTSSTSKIVPCSGTLCAQGRQCSVAQSACAYRVAYLSHNTSSSGVLVEDILHLQTDSTQQKAVEAPITFGCGMKQTGAFSNGAAPNGLFGLSMGNLSVPSVLANKGLAANSFSLCFGADGIGRIDFGDKGSLDQGETPFNLEQTHQTYNISLTGITVGNKNVDVDFTAIFDSGTSFTYLNDPAYKVITENYNSQAQELRIQPMVQVPFEYCYGLRANQTYFQILDVNLMMKGGNQFYLFDPIITLSLPDGSTAYCLAVVKSGDVNIIGQNFMTGYQVVFDREKMVLGWKPSNCYDSKESKSKTTLPVNKQRPTKGSDPTSGLPEDTRENGNGIIRSTPDFTASTSAGNYVTKSLTFFCQLVVVLFFLYSHYLII; via the exons ATGGATGATTTTTGTTGTACCAGTAACTTCATGGTATTTGTTCTTTTCTTAGCTTTACAGTTGCATAACAGCAGTGAAGCATTTGGGACATTGAGGTTTGATATACACCACAGGTATTCTGATCCAGTAAAAGGTATTTTAGAGCTTCCCTGGCTGCCTAAAAAAGGTAGTATTCAGTATTATTCAGCTTGGACACAACGTGATCGCGATATCAGCAGGCACCGGCTTACCAGCACCATTGATACTACTCCCAACAGTCGCCGTCTTACCAGCGCCATTAATCCTACTCCGCTACCTCTCACGTTCGCCGGACGAGGAAACAAAACAGTCCTACTCAGTTCTTTGGGATT TTTGCATTATGCAAATGTGACAGTGGGCACACCTGGGCTATCATTTCTGGTGGCACTCGACACTGGCAGTGACTTGTTTTGGCTACCATGCAACTGCAACAACTGCGCTCACACACTCCTGACAGGTTCTGGAAGA CCAATAGACCTTAACATTTACAGCCCGAATACATCATCAACAAGCAAAATTGTTCCCTGCAGTGGCACTCTATGTGCGCAAGGAAGACAATGTTCAGTGGCACAAAGTGCATGTGCTTATAGAGTTGCATATCTCTCCCATAATACCTCATCTTCTGGGGTACTGGTCGAAGACATCTTGCACTTACAAACAGATAGTACTCAACAAAAGGCTGTTGAGGCACCAATCACATTCGG GTGTGGAATGAAACAAACTGGTGCTTTTTCGAATGGTGCTGCACCCAATGGTCTATTTGGACTCAGTATGGGCAATTTATCTGTTCCTAGCGTCTTAGCCAACAAAGGTCTTGCTGCGAATTCTTTTTCTCTGTGTTTTGGAGCTGACGGTATTGGAAGAATAGATTTTGGAGACAAAGGAAGTCTGGACCAAGGAGAGACACCATTTAATCTTGAACAGACACA CCAAACTTATAACATTAGCTTGACGGGAATTACTGTGGGAAACaagaatgttgatgttgatttcACAGCCATATTTGACTCTGGCACCTCATTCACATACTTAAATGATCCTGCTTACAAAGTCATTACAGAGAAT TATAATTCTCAGGCACAAGAGCTACGTATTCAGCCTATGGTCCAAGTTCCATTTGAGTACTGCTATGGGCTAAG GGCAAATCAAACTTACTTTCAAATTCTTGATGTAAATTTGATGATGAAAGGTGGCAACCAGTTTTATCTTTTTGATCCAATTATAACATTGTCCCTTCCG GACGGTTCCACAGCATATTGTTTAGCTGTTGTCAAAAGTGGGGATGTCAATATCATTGGAC AAAACTTTATGACCGGCTATCAGGTAGTTTTTGACCGAGAAAAGATGGTTTTGGGATGGAAGCCATCCAATT GTTATGATTCTAAAGAATCCAAAAGTAAAACTACTCTCCCTGTTAACAAGCAAAGGCCTACTAAAGGGTCTGATCCTACCAGTGGGCTGCCAGAAGACACCAGAGAAAATGGAAATGGTATCATTAGGTCGACACCAGATTTTACAGCATCAACATCTGCGGGCAACTATGTAACAAAGAGCTTGACATTCTTTTGCCAACTTGTAGTGGTTCTGTTTTTCCTTTATAGccattatttgattatttaa